One region of Bacteroides sp. genomic DNA includes:
- a CDS encoding DUF937 domain-containing protein, with protein sequence MAGFIDEFLKSYGPEVTQQMSKNFNVDKGTVQKLIPQLAPLILAGLKKQKDTHGGDARVDHILNKYGDPSVLNHMNDVISSKAHASQVDPNLGGLLGDNGGLQAAQALGSKMNIDTSTIMKMIPALSPLILGALSKKRDTEGKGLSGIGALLDADGDGSILDDVAGFLMKSGGASSGSAGGLLGSLLKGFGRRR encoded by the coding sequence ATGGCTGGATTTATTGATGAATTTTTGAAAAGCTATGGTCCGGAAGTGACCCAGCAGATGTCGAAGAACTTTAATGTTGACAAGGGAACGGTTCAGAAGCTGATTCCCCAACTGGCTCCCCTGATCCTTGCGGGTCTGAAGAAACAAAAGGATACCCATGGCGGAGATGCAAGGGTAGATCACATTCTGAACAAGTATGGTGATCCCTCGGTACTCAACCACATGAACGACGTGATTTCCTCCAAAGCCCATGCCTCACAGGTAGACCCAAACCTGGGGGGATTGCTTGGCGACAATGGCGGATTGCAGGCTGCACAGGCCCTGGGCAGCAAGATGAACATCGACACATCGACCATCATGAAGATGATTCCGGCATTATCACCCCTGATCCTGGGTGCGCTTTCGAAAAAACGCGATACAGAGGGTAAGGGATTATCGGGTATCGGTGCTTTGCTTGATGCCGATGGCGACGGAAGCATCCTTGACGATGTGGCTGGCTTCCTGATGAAGAGTGGTGGTGCTTCCAGTGGCTCTGCAGGGGGACTGTTGGGATCCCTGCTCAAAGGATTTGGCCGCCGCAGGTAA